A genomic region of Alnus glutinosa chromosome 11, dhAlnGlut1.1, whole genome shotgun sequence contains the following coding sequences:
- the LOC133882282 gene encoding uncharacterized protein LOC133882282 gives MGDERVKTEALQIIGAFQVLPRLVVFDLDYTLWPFYCECRSKREMPSLYPHAKGILYALKDKGVDLAIASRSPTADIAKTFLDKLSIKSMFVAQEIFSSWTHKTDHFQRIHSRTGVPFNSMLFFDDENRNIQSVSKMGATSILVDKGINLTALQEGLTRFSENWKTTEKNKQKWLTKFSQNPSSSDKNA, from the exons GCGTTCCAAGTGCTTCCCAGACTGGTTGTCTTCGATCTCGACTACACTCTCTGGCCTTTCTACTG TGAATGTCGCTCCAAACGTGAAATGCCATCTTTGTATCCCCATGCTAAAGGCATACTATATGCGCTCAAGGACAAAGGGGTTGATCTTGCTATTGCTTCTAGATCACCAACTGCAGATATAGCAAAGACATTTCTTGACAAATTAAGCATCAAGTCGATGTTTGTAGCCCAG GAGATCTTTTCTAGTTGGACACACAAGACAGACCACTTCCAGAGAATTCATTCAAGGACTGGGGTTCCCTTTAACTCAATGTTGTTTTTTGATGATGAGAATAGGAACATCCAATCG GTCTCTAAAATGGGTGCAACAAGCATTTTGGTTGATAAGGGGATAAATCTCACAGCGTTACAAGAAGGGCTCACAAGATTCTCTGAAAATTGGAAAACTACTGAGAAGAACAAGCAGAAATGGCtgacaaaattttctcaaaatccaAGTTCATCAGATAAAAATGCAtag
- the LOC133881451 gene encoding uncharacterized protein At4g38062-like — translation MEGIYKELDEVKAEMVKLKAEYQIKIELSESLKRAHNEQLLKYQEAKQQIEKQAQELNSKSEEISEARQIHEDLKSSLHEKEISLRHLSSVNEKLQADCGQKLQKLEGENRELVLALNEVTARSKELEQNACASHKEIEGLKSILMVAERKCFEVEQRAKKAKKLRQRDDVILKLEEENRDVQDQLKWKNEQFKHLEEAHKRLQDLFQLSKEEWERGKSALLAEISSLQTSLDSQTRILEGLQTRLEMCNQALALEESRRKFLEVQVSELNSRFNNVFSQRDEENSKIQNLIVQRDEEIARLRNSLGRKETLVKEMEFRMVHVEQENQELGESLKEIREAQIRNAGATSLAKLRNKLRGLEQVHSNCSTNMKAKESKLSFQIEKMSKEIDSYKSELEGKEKQIEELQKVLESCHSAVEVLNEEIPIVCMVLKSEFSEAYSEIFNAKAEMKLHNKEKEDINPPRTEQLAVNKSYSDIQKENEELTSLRKRVESLECILAAKEDELQQHEKMLKESSECQLRLKEQVLQLESALQKEKRDVFEALEKVNLELAEKSREVSRVEYELQNWKSNAESLKACFDENQEICKQMESSLIKQAKLELTIKNEKESLLCIVKERGKIIKGLQQEIVSLEARIAAMKEAFKQEKDSILLIAKEKDSFIENLQKDSTFLKQESMRREAEAAVLGRLAAEKAFEQEKGRLLQIRNEKDQRIKDLRELAISLEQDMKSTVISCFQEVIEKQVEINVLGEAIKNAEYLINVEIEEKNKLIANLEIEGCNLRQKLAIEGESLLHSKRQAEQLQELLEAKKFETEKLMDEQRKMEGLVKELDLEKETLLKDSMKLLTERQDLLVYIQEFCDKIGEFSSEDVKLMKILGRISQNSEEEIGGAMSSMMHSELYDSTRENADPCISGTTKKPNVGGDERSPLKDVNHRQL, via the coding sequence ATGGAGGGCATTTATAAAGAGTTAGATGAAGTCAAAGCAGAGATGGTGAAACTAAAGGCAGAGTACCAGATCAAAATTGAACTTTCTGAGAGCTTAAAAAGAGCCCACAATGAGCAATTACTCAAATATCAAGAAGCTAAGCAGCAGATTGAGAAACAAGCCCAAGAACTAAATTCTAAGTCTGAGGAGATATCAGAAGCAAGGCAGATTCATGAGGACCTCAAATCCAGTTTGCATGAAAAAGAAATTTCTCTTAGGCATTTGAGTTCTGTGAATGAAAAACTCCAAGCAGATTGTGGCCAGAAATTGCAAAAGTTGGAAGGAGAAAATAGAGAGTTGGTGTTGGCTTTGAATGAAGTGACGGCTAGAAGCAAAGAATTGGAGCAGAATGCTTGTGCTAGTCATAAGGAGATTGAGGGCCTTAAAAGTATATTAATGGTTGCAGAGAGGAAGTGCTTCGAAGTAGAGCAAAGGGctaaaaaagccaaaaaactGAGGCAGAGAGATGATGTGATACTGAAATTGGAGGAGGAAAATAGAGATGTTCAGGATCAGTTGAAATGGAAGAACGAGCAGTTTAAACATCTTGAAGAAGCTCATAAAAGGCTCCAAGACCTGTTCCAGTTGAGTAAGGAGGAGTGGGAAAGAGGGAAATCGGCATTGCTTGCAGAGATCTCATCATTACAGACAAGCTTAGATTCTCAAACTAGAATCTTAGAAGGTCTTCAAACTCGTTTAGAGATGTGCAACCAAGCTTTAGCTCTTGAAGAAAGCAGGAGGAAGTTTCTAGAGGTTCAAGTATCTGAACTCAATTCACgttttaataatgttttttcCCAGCGTGATGAAGAAAATTCAAAGATCCAGAACTTGATTGTTCAGAGGGATGAAGAGATTGCAAGGCTAAGAAACTCACtgggaagaaaagaaacactCGTAAAAGAAATGGAATTTAGAATGGTTCACGTCGAGCAAGAGAATCAGGAACTTGGAGAATCTCTCAAAGAAATTCGGGAAGCTCAAATTAGGAATGCTGGAGCTACTTCACTAGCAAAGCTGCGCAACAAGCTTAGGGGCTTGGAGCAGGTACATAGCAATTGTTCCACAAATATGAAAGCAAAAGAATCGAAATTGAGTTTTCAAATAGAAAAGATGAGCAAAGAAATAGACAGTTATAAATCTGAACTGGAGggtaaagaaaaacaaatagagGAGCTCCAGAAGGTGCTTGAAAGTTGTCATTCTGCAGTTGAGGTTTTAAATGAAGAAATTCCTATAGTATGCATGGTCTTaaaatcagaattttcagaGGCTTACTCCGAAATATTTAATGCAAAAGCAGAAATGAAGCTGCACAACAAAGAGAAGGAAGATATAAATCCCCCTCGTACAGAGCAGTTGGCAGTGAATAAATCTTATTCTGATATTCAGAAAGAAAATGAGGAGTTGACGTCCTTAAGGAAGAGGGTCGAGTCCTTGGAATGCATACTGGCAGCCAAGGAGGATGAGCTTCAACAACATGAGAAAATGCTCAAGGAATCGTCTGAATGTCAACTTCGCTTAAAAGAGCAAGTTCTTCAGTTGGAAAGTGCACTacaaaaggagaaaagagatgTTTTTGAGGCTTTAGAAAAGGTGAATCTTGAGTTGGCTGAAAAAAGTCGTGAAGTCAGTCGAGTAGAATATGAATTACAGAATTGGAAGTCTAATGCTGAGAGCCTGAAAGCTTGCTTTGACGAAAATCAGGAAATATGTAAACAAATGGAATCTTCCCTTATCAAACAAGCCAAGCTTGAGCTAACGATTAAGAATGAGAAAGAAAGCCTTCTCTGCATTGTCAAAGAGCGGGGGAAAATAATTAAAGGTCTACAGCAAGAGATTGTTTCTCTAGAAGCTAGAATTGCAGCCATGAAGGAAGCTTTCAAACAAGAGAAAGACAGCATTCTCCTAATTGCTAAAGAGAAGGATAGTTTCATAGAAAATCTCCAGAAAGATTCAACTTTCCTGAAGCAAGAATCCATGAGAAGAGAAGCAGAAGCTGCAGTTCTTGGAAGGCTGGCAGCAGAGAAAGCCTTTGAGCAAGAGAAAGGGAGGCTGTTGCAGATCAGGAATGAGAAAGACCAGAGAATAAAAGATCTCCGAGAACTGGCTATTTCATTGGAGCAAGATATGAAGAGTACAGTGATCTCCTGTTTTCAAGAGGTCATAGAAAAGCAGGTCGAGATTAATGTTCTTGGTGAAGCTATAAAGAACGCTGAGTATTTGATAAATGTAGAGATTGAAGAGAAAAACAAGTTAATTGCCAATTTAGAAATAGAAGGCTGTAATTTACGGCAGAAACTGGCAATTGAGGGGGAATCCTTGCTTCATTCAAAACGACAGGCAGAGCAGCTTCAAGAATTACTGGAGGCCAAAAAGTTTGAAACAGAAAAGTTAATGGATGAGCAGAGGAAGATGGAGGGCTTAGTTAAAGAGCTTGACTTGGAAAAAGAAACTCTGCTTAAAGACTCCATGAAGTTATTGACAGAAAGGCAGGATCTTTTGGTTTATATTCAGGAATTTTGTGATAAGATTGGTGAATTTTCTTCTGAGGATGTgaaattgatgaaaattttgGGAAGAATATCACAGAATTCTGAGGAAGAGATTGGGGGAGCAATGAGTTCGATGATGCATAGTGAGCTCTATGATTCTACTAGAGAGAATGCAGACCCTTGTATTTCTGGCACAACAAAGAAACCGAATGTAGGTGGTGACGAAAGATCACCACTGAAAGATGTCAACCACAGGCAGCTATAA